A stretch of DNA from Basfia succiniciproducens:
CGGGCGGTTAAAAGTGCGGTCAAAATCCGCCATTTTTTCGGGCTTGCCGGAGGAATTTGATATTGGTCTGTATCATTCCTGGGCGGTAGACAGCCAAAATTTTCCGGCGGAATTAACGATTACCGCCGAATGCCATGAAGAAGTCGTCATGGCGTTTGAACATAAGACCTTACCGATTTACGGCGTGCAGTTTCATCCCGAATCTTATATTTCGGAATATGGCGAACAAATGCTAATAAATTGGCTGAATAGCTGATTTTTTAGGTAAACTAGTTCAATTTTTATGATTGAACCCAATAAAAAGGAATACTTGTGAAAATTATTATTCTTGGCGCGGGTCAAGTGGGTACGACGCTGGCAGAAAATCTGGTAAGCGAAGATAACGACATTACCTTAGTAGATAATGAATTGCTCCGTTTAGAAGACTTGCAGGATAAACACGATTTGCGGGTGGTTGCCGGTTCCGCGTCATCGCCGCGCGTACTTCGCGAGGCGGGCGCTCCCGATGCCGATTTATTAGTGGCCGTTACCAGTTCCGATGAGGTGAATATGGTCGCCTGTCAAATGGCGTACACCCTATTCCATACCCCCACTAAAATTTCACGTATTCGGAATTCCGAATATTTACGGGAAAAAGATAAATTATTTCATAACGATATGATCCCGATTGATCATATTATTTCCCCTGAAAATCTGGTAACGGAAGAAATTATCCGGTTAATCGACTACCCCGGCGCATTACAGGTCGCCCATTTCGCCGACAGACGCATTAGCCTGGTAGTATTAAAAGCCTATTACGGCGGCCCTTTGGTGGGTTATGCCATTTCTATGCTGAAAGAACATTTGCCTTATATCGATTACCGTATCGTGTCTATTTTGCGCCACGATAAATTAATTCGTCCGCAAGGTTCAACTATCATTGAAGCGGGTGACGAAATCACCTTTATCAGCGCAACCGTACACATTAAAGCCATTATGGCTGAAATTCAGCGTTTGGATAAACCTTATAAGCGCATTATGATTGTAGGCGGCGGCAACATCGGCGCCGGCGTGGCAAAACAATTGGAAGCCGGCTGTAGCGTAAAATTGATTGAACGTAATGCTGAAAAAGCAAAGTCTCTGGCGGAAAAACTCTCTAACACATTAGTTTTTCACGGCGATGCCTCTGACCAATCTTTATTATTCGAAGAACATATTGAAAACATCGACGTATTTATCTCGCTCACCAGCGATGATGAGGCCAATATTATGTCGGCATTACTGGCAAAACGGTTAGGTGCCAAAAAAGCCATGGTGTTAATCCAACGTATGGCGTACATTAATCTCATTCAGGGCGGTACCATTGATATTGCCGTTTCACCGCAACAAGCCACCATTTCCGCCTTATTGACGCATGTACGAAAAGGCGATGTGAAAAATGTGGTTTCATTACGCCATGGTCTGGCGGAAGCTCTGGAAGTTGTGGTACATGGAGACGCAGCCACCTCCAACGTGGTCGGGCGAAAAGTAAGCGAACTGAAACTGCCTCAAGGGGTGATTTTAGGTGCCGTTTTGCGAAATGAAGAAGTGATTATTGCCAAAAAACAGGTGGTGATTGAAGAAAACGATCATGTAGTTATCTATTTGAGTGATAAGAAAAATATCAGTGAAATTGAAAAATTGTTCCAACCAAGCGCATTTTTCATTTAAATAACACAAAATAATCAATTTATATAGGTTGTAGGTATTTTAAACAGGCCCTATAATACGCACTCTTTTTTGATAGCAATTAACTTTAGGAGAATATTTATGAGCTTTATGAAAGAATTCCGCGAATTTGCCATGCGCGGCAACGTTGTTGATATGGCAGTCGGTGTGATCATAGGCGGCGCGTTCGGTAAAATCGTTAGTTCGTTAGTAGGCGATGTGGTTATGCCTGTGCTGGGTATTTTAACCGGCGGCGTCGATTTCAAGGATTTAAAATTTGTATTAGCGGAAGCCGTAGGCGAAACGCCGGCAGTTACTTTAAACTACGGTTTATTCATTCAAAACGTATTTGATTTTATCATTATCGCATTTGCCATTTTCATGATGGTGAAAGGCATCAACAAACTGAAAAAACCGGTTGAAGAAGCGCCTAAAGGCCCTACTTCAGAAGAATTGTTATCAGAAATTCGCGATTTACTGAAAAAATAGCGATTGCGGAAAATCTTCCTTTTATCGGGAAGATTTTTTATTTAATCTTCATCGTCCAAACTGAATTAAGGGGAGCAACATGACAGATTTACAAGAACTCCGGGCGGAAACCAGAGAAATCATTACCGACTTACTGAACGACGGTAGTGATCCTGATGCGCTTTATATTATCGAACACCATATTGCTCATTATGACTTCGATAAACTAGAAAAAATTGCCGTTGATGCCTTCAAAGCGGGCTATGAAGTTTCGGAAGCGGAAGAATTTGAAGACGAAAACGGTAAAGTCATTTACTGTTTTGATATTATCAGCGAAGTGGAATTAAAACCTGAAATCATTGATTTACAACAGAAAGAAATTCTGCCGATTCTGCAAAAACACAACGGTATTTATGACGGCTGGGGAACTTATTTTGAAGACCCTAACGCCTCCGACGACGAATACGGCGATGACGGTGAATTCTTTGATGATGAAGACGACTTCGACGACGAAGACGAAAGACCGGTTCATTAATCCGCATACAAACCGCGCCATAAAAGTGCGGTTATTTTTTAGGAAATTTCTATGAAACTCAAATCGTTATTTTGCTTATGTTTGGCGCTCCCGCTGATGGCGGCGGCGAATAACGAAGCGCCGCAAAACCCTCAAAATATAGTCAGTTTCTCCGCGGAAACGGAAAAAGAAGTACCGCGCGACTTAATGCAGGTTTCCCTGTATTTACATGAAGAAGGAAACAATTTAAAGAATTTAAACAAAGTTATCGCAGAAAAACTGAACAAAGGTCTAACGCTGATAAAACAGCAGCCTGCAATAGAAATTCAAAGCAATAACCGCCAAACTCAGGTGCGTTACAACAATAAAAATCAAAAAGACGGTTGGATTGCGACTGCGGAATTAGTACTGCAAAGTAAAGATTTCAGCCAATTGTCTCAATTGATTGAAGACTTATCGCCACTATTTGCCATCGGCAATATCGAAGCGGCACTTACCAAAGAGGCCGTCGCCGCAATGGAAGATGAAATGACCGACAGCGTATTGGCGAAGTTTCAGGCAAAAGCGACATTAATCCAACACAGTTTACAGGCAAAAGGTTACCGTTTGCTGGATATCAATATAGATTCCCTCAGTGAACATTACGCCTCACCGATGGTCAATCACGTCACCATGAAAATGGCGGTAGCGGAACAAGCGGCGCCGGTACAACTGGAAAGCGGGAAAACCCGTTTAAAAGCCATTGCCCGCGGGCGCATTGAATTGATTAAAGAATAAAAACCTTCCGGCGACGGACGCTTTAAAAATACTTGAGACCGCCGCAAGCCCTAATTGAGCATGACAGGCTTTGATAAATCCTATACAATACGGAAAAATTTTTTTAACCATAAAATGAGGTCAAAATGAAAGTTGCTAAGAATATTGTTGTAGGCATTGCTTACCAGGTTCGCACGGAAGACGGCGTATTAGTAGATGAAGCGCCAACCAACCAACCTTTAGAATATTTACAAGGTCACAACAATTTAGTTATCGGCTTAGAAAACGCATTGGAAGGCAAAGCGGTCGGCGATAAATTTGAAGTACGCGTAAAACCGGAAGAAGGTTATGGCGAATACAATGAAAATATGGTACAACGCGTCCCGAAAGACGTATTTGTAGGGGTTGACGAATTAGCGGTAGGCATGCGTTTTATCGCCGATACGGACATGGGCCCGTTGCCTGTGGTTATCACCGAAGTCAGTGAAAATGATGTGGTTGTTGACGGCAACCATATGTTAGCCGGTCAGGAATTATTATTCACCGTAGAAGTTGTTTCCGCCCGTGAAGCGACACCGGAAGAAATCGCTCACGGTCATATCCATTCTGGCGATCATGATCACGGTCATGGCGGCTGCGGTTGCGGTGGTCACGGTCATGAGCACGATCACGACCATAGTCACGGTGGTTGCGGCTGCGGCGGTCACGGTCATCATCATGATCACGGCCATGATCACCATCACGGCGAAGGCTGTTGCGGCGGACATGGCAAAAAAGAAGGTCATGGTCACGGCAACTGCGGTTGTGGCGGACACGGTCACTAATCTTTTTAGTGTTTGCAATCCTTGAAAGGATTGTTCCGCTTCGGATTGGCAACGCCAACATTAAAAAAATGCTGTTTTATGACCGCACTTTGTATTGCGAATCAAAGTGCGGTCTCTTTTTGTAAATTTTTCCTATTAATGCAATTCTGCAAAACCATATAATTTTAGTTAAAAAATCATGAAAAAGTCTGTAAAATAGCCGAATTAAATGCTAACAATTTTATAACAAAGAGAGACTATGAGCGTATTAAACGTACTTATTTATCCGGATGAGCGCTTAAAAACCATCGCCGAACCCGTTACCGAATTCAATGACGAATTACAGACTTTCATTGACGATATGTTTGAAACCATGTATCAGGAAGAAGGAATCGGTCTGGCGGCTACGCAGGTTGACGTACATAAACGGGTTATCACCATTGATGTCACCGGAGAAAAAACCGAACAATTGGTGTTAATCAATCCCGAATTACTTGACGGAGAAGGGGAAACAGGTATCGAAGAAGGTTGTTTATCCCTGCCCGGCTTGCGCGGTTTCGTACCCCGCAAAGAAAAAGTAACGGTGAAAGCGCTAAACCGCCAAGGTGAAGAATTTACCCTTCATGCGGACGGCTTGTTGGCAATTTGCATTCAGCACGAAATAGATCACTTAAACGGTATTGTCTTCGCCGATTATTTATCGCCGCTGAAACGCAACCGTATGAAAGAAAAATTAGTGAAACTGCAAAAACAGATTTCACGCCATCAAGCTTAATTATCCCAGGGCTTCCGATTTTAAAGGAAGCCATTTCATTTTCAGCCCGTTTTTAACGTAGAACATTATGATGAAACCGCTAAAAATTATATTCGCCGGCACACCGGATTTCGCCGCCCAACATTTACAGGCTTTACTTAATTCACATCATCAGGTGATTGCGGTTTATACGCGGCCGGACAAACCCGCCGGACGCGGTAAAAAACTGCAGGCAAGTCCGGTAAAACAACTTGCCGAGCAATATAACATTCCCGTTTATCAGCCGAAATCACTGCGCAAAGAAGAGGCGCAAGCTCAGTTGGCGCAACTGCAGGCGGATGTGATGGTAGTGGTTGCTTACGGCTTGATTCTGCCGAAAGCGGTGTTGGAAATGCCGCGTTTAGGCTGCCTGAACGTACATGGTTCCATTCTTCCCCGCTGGCGCGGAGCCGCGCCTATTCAGCGGGCTATTTGGGCGGGCGACAAACAAACCGGCGTGACCATTATGCAAATGGACGAAGGTTTGGATACCGGCGATATGTTACACAAAGTTTATTGCGATATCACGGCGGAGGAAACGTCCGCGAGCCTTTACCATAAACTTGCAACCCTCGCGCCGCCGGCTTTAATCGACGTATTGGACGAGTTGGAAAGCGGAAAGTTTATCGCCGAAAAACAAGAAGATTCAAAATCCAATTACGCGGAAAAACTGTCTAAGGAAGAGGCAAAACTGGATTGGTCGCTTTCCGCCGCACAACTTGAACGTAATATCCGCGCATTTAATCCCGCACCGGTGGCATTTCTTACCGTGCCGGTAAATGAAGCGGAAGAACGGATTAAGGTTTACCGGGCGGAAGTTCTCCCTCATCAAAACAGTGCTGCCGGCACGGTGCTGGCTTTCGATAAAAAAGGCTTACAGATCGCCACGGCGGAAGGCGTACTGAACATTCAGCAACTTCAACCTTCCGGTAAAAAACCCATGTCCGTGCAAGACTTTTTAAACGGTCGTGCCGATTGGTTCGTCTTAGGTCAGGTGCTTAACTAATGAAAAATTCAGCAAAAACGACCGCACTTTTAAGCCCGAAAAAAGCATTCAAACGCCCTCAAACTCCGGCACATAAAAAAATACAATCCGTACGCGCTTTAAGCGCGCGGATTATTTTGCAGGTATTGGATCAGGGCAAATCGCTCTCGGCATTAATTCCCGAATTGCAATCACAGGTAAAAGCACAGGATTTACCGCTTTTGCAGGAAATCTGTTTCGGTGTTTGTCGGGTACTGCCCCGCTTGGAACAAATTATTAAAAAGCTGGTCGATAAACCTTTGAAAGGTAAAACCCGTATTGTGCATTGTCTGCTGTTGGTCGGGTTATATCAAATTCTTTATACCAGAATCCCTGCTCACGCCGCAGTTGATGAAGTGGTTAATGCGACCTCGGCGTTAAAGTCGGAGAATTTCCGCGGTTTAGTTAACGGAGTATTGCGCCGTTTTCTGCGCGAACAACAGGAAATTCTGGCGGTTGTCGATAAAAACTGGCAAACCCTTCACCCGGAATGGTTTGTCAACAAATTGAAAAAAGCTTATCCGAACTGGCGTGAAATTATAGAAGCGAATAATCAAAAACCGCCGATGTGGATTCGGGTCAATCAACAACTTTGTACGACGGAAAACTACCGCACTTTATTATTAACCGAGCAAGAGCTGGATTCCTTTAAGGACGAAAACCCTAATGCATTACGCCTGGCACAACCTACGGCAGTACAAAACCTGCCTCATTTTACCGAAGGCTGGGTAACGGTTCAGGACGTACACGCGCAATGGTCTGCCCTTTTGCTGGAAGCTAAAAACGGCGATCTCATTCTTGACGCCTGCGCGGCGCCCGGCGGAAAAACCACCCATATATTGGAACTGGCGCCGCAGGCAAAAGTAATTGCGCTGGATGTGGAACAAAGCCGTTTGAACCGCGTAGCGGAAAATCTTGCCCGCTTAAATCAACAAGCGGTACTGATTTGCGGCGACGCCACCAAACCGGATGATTGGCTCCCGAATGCTGCCGAACGGCTTATAGGCAAAAAAACCGATCTGCAATTCGACCGTATTTTACTTGATGCGCCATGTTCGGCTACGGGAGTGATTCGTCGCCATCCGGATATAAAATGGTTGCGTCAGGAGCAAGATATTGGTCAGTTAGCGGCATTACAGCAACAAATTCTGACCGCACTTTGGAAAAAATTGAAACCAAACGGCATATTGTTATATGCGACCTGTTCATTGCTGCCGCAGGAAAACAGCGAACAAATCCGAACTTTCTTAGCTAACATGCCAGATGCGAAATTAGAACCGCTGCCCTTTGCTACACAGGAAAATGAAATCGGTAAACAGTTTATTCCGAGCGAATTTTCAGGTGACGGCTTCTACTACGCAAAACTAAGAAAAACCGATAACAAGGGCGGTTGATAAGTTAAAAAGCCTGTAACCGTTTATAAGTTACAGGCTTTTTAATAGATTAAGCAAATTTCCACTCACCGTTTACCGACGTACCCACAATATCAAAATTGTGAGTAAATGCGGTTAAATTAGCGATTTTCCCCGCTTCAATAGAGCCTAAACGGTCGTCTACCTTTATGGCTTTTGCCGGGTAATAATTACACATGCGTAAGGTTTCTTCTAACGGGATACCCACTTGTTCCACCGCATTTCTGATTGATTCAATCATAGTAACCGCCGAACCGCCAAGCGTACCGTTTGCCTCATAGCATTTACCATTGCGCACATAAACGGTTTTCCCCACAAACGTAAATTGCTCGATATCGGCGCCTGCCGCTGCGGTAGCATCGGTTACCAAACAAAGTTTGTCGCCTTTTGCCCGTTTAGCAATCAAAATATTGCCGAACGCTACGTGCAAACCGTCGGCAATAATGCCGCTGTAAACTTCGTCGGAATCCAACACCGCGCCGACTACGCCCATAGCACGCCCGGAGCTTACCGGTGACATGGCGTTATGTAAATGAGTGGCAAAACTTGCGCCTTGAGCAAACGCCCGTTTCGCCTGTTCATAAGTGCCGTTGGAATGCCCTACGGAAACAATAATGCCTTTTTCTACAAATTCGCCGGCATATTGCATGGCCGGGTTTTCCGCCGCAATAGTGATTTTACTGATAACATCGGCGTTATCCAGCAAAAATGCCTTCATTTCAGGGCTGATTTCACGGATATATTCCTCGCGGTGTACCCCTTTTTTCTCCACGCTTAAATAAGGGCCTTCCAAATGCAATCCGAGCGCCTGGTTTTTATGTTTCGCTAAATAATCTCGCATAATTTTGACCGCACTTTTCATATCTTCATCCGGGGATGTAATAAAGGTCGGCAAATAGCTGGTCGTGCCTGATTTTAAATTGGTCTCCTGCATAATTTCCAGGGTTTTGACACTGATGTCTTCGTTAAACATCACACCGCCGCAGCCGTTAAGTTGCAAATCAATAAAACCGGCGGTTAAATTACTGCCTTTTAAATCGATCCGTTGGATTTCCGGTATCAATTCTCTTTCAGGTAATACGGCTTGAATTTTATCTTTCTCAACAATCACGGCATGCTCGTAAAGCACGTTTTTTGCCGTATAAATCACACAATTTGTTAACGCATATTTCATTTATATCTCTTCCCTCAATGAAAAAGGACGCGTTAATTTGCGTCCTGATATTTAAATCACCGAATGGATGGCATAAGCTTCCAGCTCTGTAAAATATTTCACCGTTTTCACTTTCAGCTCTTGGGTAGCGGGCTCATCACAAACTACAATACTATGACGATGTAATTGTAAAGTGCTTACCGTCCATAAGTGATTCACAGCTCCTTCTACGCAGGCCTGTAATGCCAGCGCTTTTTGATGTCCCGTAATCAGCAACATGACTTCTTCCGCATCAAGCAAGGTGGCGACACCAATAGTTAAGGCATATTTCGGCACTTGACTCACATCATTATTAAAGAAACGCGAATTGGCTATTAAAGTATCCGGCGTTAAGGTTTTAATTCTGGTGCGGGAACTTAAAGAAGAAGCGGGTTCATTAAAGGCAATATGCCCGTCCACACCGACACCGCCCATAAACAGATTAATTTTACCGTAAGATTTGATTTTTTCTTCATAACGACGGCATTCCGCATCATGATCCGGCGTATTGCCGTCTAAAATATTAATATTCTTTTCCGGAATATCCACATGATTAAAAAAATTATTATACATAAACGAATGATAGCTTTGCGGGTGCTCTTTCGGCAAACCCACATATTCATCCATATTAAAGGTAACCACATGTTTAAAACTGACTTTACCTGCCTGATATAATTTAATTAATTCCCGATAAGTTTTTAACGGCGTACCGCCTGTGGGCAAGCCCAGCACAAAGGGGCGATCCTCAGTGGGATTAAAAGCATTAATCCGATCAACAATATGTTGAGCCGACCATTTTGCCACCTGTTCATCGTTTTTTAAAGGAATTAAACGCATTATATTCTCCTAAATTCAATACAAATAATCCAAAACCGGTCCCGCTTGCAAAATAACGGGCAGAAAAGAAAATCCGGCATTTCGCAAAACCTATCCTGCAATGCATTCTTTCATTTTTAAGCGTGAAAAATAAATGAAATTACAGTAACGCCACGGGTACTTTAACCACTAATTTTTTAAGTTCAGCCTGACCGTTCACATTGCAACACGGTTTGTGCTGTTCGTACGGATAGAACACTACAAATTGATTCGGGCGCACAACAATCCAGTTTTTATCTGCAATTTCAGCTGCGGTTAGTTGATAATCCTCTTCTTGATGATATTCCTCGTATTTCTCCAGAGCAGGCTCTGTCACACTGTATTCCATGCCGTCCAAACCGGAAATAACCAGCTGGATATCAATATATCTGTGGTGTAGTTCGGATTTTTTATTTTCCGCCGCATCACTGGTTGGTGTCATCACATTCATAAAAATATTTTCATTAATTTCATGACGACCATTTTCCAATGCGGATAAATCCAGCGTTTTTAAATAATCGCAAACATCCGCTAACACTTTAGGTAAATCCCGTTGATAGTCATTTCGGTTAAGATCACCAATATACATAATATTTTCCTTATTAAATTTGAGTTATTCGCCAACGAGCCGATTCGCCCGATCCCTATTATAGTTCTGATAAATCTTATCTTCTTCTATTATTTCTTCCACCCTTTCAACGCATCGGCAAAGGCGTTATTGGCAAACTGATTGCGTTGTGGTTGCCGGTTATCCCGACGGTTGCGATCCTGTCCGGATTTTGTTGATAAAGTGCGGTCGGATTTTTCCGAATTTTTGACCGCACTTTCGTCTAAACGCATGGTTAACGCAATACGGCGGCGGGCTACATCCACCTCAAGTACTTTGACTTTTACCACATCGCCGGTTTTCACTACCTGGTGCGGGTCTTCCACAAATTTATCGCTCAATGAAGAAATATGGACTAAGCCGTCCTGATGAACGCCGATATCCACAAAGGCGCCGAAGTTGGTTACGTTAGTGATAGTGCCTTCCAGAATCATACCGGCTTTCAAATCGGTAATCTCTTCAACGCCTTCCATAAAGGTCGCCGTTTTAAATTCGCCGCGGGGATCCCGCCCCGGTTTTTCCAATTCTTTGAAGATGTCCTGCACGGTCGGCAAACCGAATTTTTCATTAGTAAATTGCGTTGCATCAAGACGGCGAAGGGCGTTTGAATTACCCATTAAATCCCGAATGGATTGTTCCGTAACCTGTAGGATATTTTCCACTACCGCATAAGTTTCCGGGTGGACCCCTGAGGAATCCAACGGATTTTTCCCGTTAAGAATACGCATAAATCCCGCACATTGTTCAAAGGCTTTCGGTCCTAAACGCGGAACGCTTAGTAGTTGCTGACGGCTTTCAAAACGGCCGTTTTCATCACGATAGGCAACGATATTTTGCGCCAGCACTTTCGTCATCCCCGCCACGCGTGTGAGTAACGGCGCGGAAGCGGTGTTAATATCCACGCCTACCGCATTCACACAGTCTTCCACCACCGCATCCAGTTTACGGGCTAACTGAGATTGGTTGACGTCATGTTGATATTGGCCCACACCAATGGCTTTCGGTTCAATTTTTACCAACTCCGCCAACGGGTCTTGCAAACGGCGGGCAATTGACACCGCACCGCGCAATGACACATCTAACTCGGGAAATTCCGCGGCGGCAAATTCGGAAGCGGAGTAAACGGATGCCCCCGCTTCGCTCACAACAACGGTTTGCGCAGACCAATCCGTCGATTGCTTAATCACCTCTTTGGCAAAACGCTCGGTTTCACGGGAAGCGGTACCGTTGCCGATAGCAATCAACTCGGCATGATATTTTTTACCTAATTGATAAAGGGAAACCATTGCCTCATTCATTCTGCCGGTATGGGGGTAAATTGTATCCGTTGCCAATAATTTGCCGGTACTATCCACAACCGCTACTTTCACCCCGGTACGCAAACCCGGGTCGAGACCGATTGTGGTTTTAGCTCCGGCAGGCGCCGCCATTAAAAGTGCGGTTAAATTCCGGGCAAAAACATCAATGGCTTCATCTTCCGCTTTTTCACGCAATGAGCCCATTAAATCCGTTTCCAAATGCAGCGACACTTTAATTTTCCAGGTCCAGGCGATCACCTGCGCACGCCATTTATCCGCCGGCAATCCGGTCAAACGTACCGCTAAATGCTCGCGAATAATTTCCTCGCAATAACTAGAACGGGAACCTTCTTCCGCATCGGGATCCGCATTTAAACTTAACTGCAGAAAACCTTCGTTACGCCCGCGGAACATTGCTAACGCCCGGTGAGACGGCACATTTTTCAACAATTCCTGATGGTCAAAATAATCCTGAAATTTTGCACCGTCCGTTTCTTTTCCTTCAATAACTTTCGATACTAAAACGGCATTATGCTGTAAATATTGACGGACCTTAGCCAATAATTGCGCATCTTCGGCAAAACGCTCCATTAAAATATAACGGGCGCCGTCTAGCGCGGCTTTTGTATCCGGCACGCCTTTATTCGCATCCACATAAGCAAGCGCGGCGCTTTCCGGCTCATGTTCCGGTTCCGACCACAATAAATCCGCCAACGGCTCAAGCCCCGCTTCAATGGCAATTTGCCCTTTCGTACGGCGTTTCGGTTTATAAGGCAAATACAAATCTTCCAATTCGTTTTTGCTTAACGTGGCATTAATTTTAGCGCGTAATTCATCGGTCAATTTGCCTTGCTCGTCAATAGACTTCAAAATCGTCTGGCGGCGATCTTCAAGCTCTCGCAAATAGATTAAACGGGTTTCAAAATGACGCAACTGAGTATCGTCTAAGCCGCCTGTCACTTCTTTACGGTAACGGGCAATAAAAGGAATGGTATTACCTTCGTCCAATAATTGAACGGCGGCTAAAATTTGTTTCGGCTGAACGCTGAGTTCAGCGGCAATAACTTGACTGATTTGTTGATTTAACATGGTAAATTCTATAACTTTCTTTTACTAAAAATTGTGCATAGCATACTGGTTTTAGGGATATGGCTCAAATATTTCTTAAAATTAGGATATAATTTGACCGCACTTTTTTGAGGAACTTGGATTATGGCAAAATCAAATTACATTACCCGAGCGGGCTGGAATGTGCTTGATCAGGAATTAAAATATTTATGGAAAGACGAGCGTCCGAAAGTCACACAAGCGGTTTCCGATGCCGCCGCCATGGGCGATCGCAGCGAAAATGCCGAGTATATTTACGGCAAACGCCGATTACGCGAAATCGACCGCAGAGTACGTTTTCTGTCCAAACGACTGGAAGTCCTACAAATCGTCGATTACAACCCCAAACAGGAAGGCAAAGTGTTTTTTGGCGCATGGATTGAACTGGAAAATGAAGAGGGTGAAATAAAACGATATCGTATTGTGGGTTGCGACGAATTCGATCCGGCAAAAAACTGGATTTCTATTGATTCGCCCGTCGCCAGAGCATTAATCGGCAAACAAATTGACGATGAAGTGCGGGTAGAAACACCGGCGGGTAAGGTTTTATTGTATGTGAATAACATATGGTATGAAAAATAAAGCGTAACACAGGTTTTATACGGATTTAAATTAACAAAAAAGCTATCGCCGAACGGTGATAGCTTTTTTATATCAATGAGCCTTAATGTCTGTGTCTTCTCATTTCCCGATAATCCGAGTGTTTTGGTTTATGATGAGCAAAATAACGCTCTTTTGGATGATGGCGACGATCCTCATAGCGTAATCTGTCGAAATCTCTATGATGGCGACGGTCTCCCACTCGATAATGATCATCCCGCTGTTTATTAGCATTCCATTGGCTACCTACCACGCCGCCAAGTGCGGCTCCCGCCACGGTGGAGGTGACATCGTTGCCTAATACGGCGCCCGCTACGCCGCCTAATGCCGCGCCCACAACGGTATCATGTTGCTGACGGTTTAACGCATAAGCGGAAACGGACGTTGTTAATAATGCAAGGATTAAGCCTTTAGCTAAAATTGATTTCATAAAACCACCTCTTATTTTACTAAAAGTAACCGTTATGCTTAACG
This window harbors:
- the trkA gene encoding Trk system potassium transporter TrkA, which gives rise to MKIIILGAGQVGTTLAENLVSEDNDITLVDNELLRLEDLQDKHDLRVVAGSASSPRVLREAGAPDADLLVAVTSSDEVNMVACQMAYTLFHTPTKISRIRNSEYLREKDKLFHNDMIPIDHIISPENLVTEEIIRLIDYPGALQVAHFADRRISLVVLKAYYGGPLVGYAISMLKEHLPYIDYRIVSILRHDKLIRPQGSTIIEAGDEITFISATVHIKAIMAEIQRLDKPYKRIMIVGGGNIGAGVAKQLEAGCSVKLIERNAEKAKSLAEKLSNTLVFHGDASDQSLLFEEHIENIDVFISLTSDDEANIMSALLAKRLGAKKAMVLIQRMAYINLIQGGTIDIAVSPQQATISALLTHVRKGDVKNVVSLRHGLAEALEVVVHGDAATSNVVGRKVSELKLPQGVILGAVLRNEEVIIAKKQVVIEENDHVVIYLSDKKNISEIEKLFQPSAFFI
- the mscL gene encoding large-conductance mechanosensitive channel protein MscL, with the translated sequence MSFMKEFREFAMRGNVVDMAVGVIIGGAFGKIVSSLVGDVVMPVLGILTGGVDFKDLKFVLAEAVGETPAVTLNYGLFIQNVFDFIIIAFAIFMMVKGINKLKKPVEEAPKGPTSEELLSEIRDLLKK
- the rraB gene encoding ribonuclease E inhibitor RraB, coding for MTDLQELRAETREIITDLLNDGSDPDALYIIEHHIAHYDFDKLEKIAVDAFKAGYEVSEAEEFEDENGKVIYCFDIISEVELKPEIIDLQQKEILPILQKHNGIYDGWGTYFEDPNASDDEYGDDGEFFDDEDDFDDEDERPVH
- a CDS encoding SIMPL domain-containing protein (The SIMPL domain is named for its presence in mouse protein SIMPL (signalling molecule that associates with mouse pelle-like kinase). Bacterial member BP26, from Brucella, was shown to assemble into a channel-like structure, while YggE from E. coli has been associated with resistance to oxidative stress.), whose amino-acid sequence is MKLKSLFCLCLALPLMAAANNEAPQNPQNIVSFSAETEKEVPRDLMQVSLYLHEEGNNLKNLNKVIAEKLNKGLTLIKQQPAIEIQSNNRQTQVRYNNKNQKDGWIATAELVLQSKDFSQLSQLIEDLSPLFAIGNIEAALTKEAVAAMEDEMTDSVLAKFQAKATLIQHSLQAKGYRLLDINIDSLSEHYASPMVNHVTMKMAVAEQAAPVQLESGKTRLKAIARGRIELIKE
- the slyD gene encoding peptidylprolyl isomerase, which encodes MKVAKNIVVGIAYQVRTEDGVLVDEAPTNQPLEYLQGHNNLVIGLENALEGKAVGDKFEVRVKPEEGYGEYNENMVQRVPKDVFVGVDELAVGMRFIADTDMGPLPVVITEVSENDVVVDGNHMLAGQELLFTVEVVSAREATPEEIAHGHIHSGDHDHGHGGCGCGGHGHEHDHDHSHGGCGCGGHGHHHDHGHDHHHGEGCCGGHGKKEGHGHGNCGCGGHGH
- the def gene encoding peptide deformylase, whose protein sequence is MSVLNVLIYPDERLKTIAEPVTEFNDELQTFIDDMFETMYQEEGIGLAATQVDVHKRVITIDVTGEKTEQLVLINPELLDGEGETGIEEGCLSLPGLRGFVPRKEKVTVKALNRQGEEFTLHADGLLAICIQHEIDHLNGIVFADYLSPLKRNRMKEKLVKLQKQISRHQA
- the fmt gene encoding methionyl-tRNA formyltransferase, yielding MKPLKIIFAGTPDFAAQHLQALLNSHHQVIAVYTRPDKPAGRGKKLQASPVKQLAEQYNIPVYQPKSLRKEEAQAQLAQLQADVMVVVAYGLILPKAVLEMPRLGCLNVHGSILPRWRGAAPIQRAIWAGDKQTGVTIMQMDEGLDTGDMLHKVYCDITAEETSASLYHKLATLAPPALIDVLDELESGKFIAEKQEDSKSNYAEKLSKEEAKLDWSLSAAQLERNIRAFNPAPVAFLTVPVNEAEERIKVYRAEVLPHQNSAAGTVLAFDKKGLQIATAEGVLNIQQLQPSGKKPMSVQDFLNGRADWFVLGQVLN